A part of Methanohalobium evestigatum Z-7303 genomic DNA contains:
- the pyrI gene encoding aspartate carbamoyltransferase regulatory subunit gives MTIENSNEKHEIRVQPIENGTVIDHITAGQALNVLKIIGKPGTSEGIMSVLINAPSSHGKKDVIKIEGREINAQEFDKIALIAPNATINIIRNFKVASKKQVQIPEHIEGVVKCVNPNCITNSNEPIKSNFTVNNENRNVFLRCDYCERIISENIADNLI, from the coding sequence ATGACTATCGAAAACTCTAATGAGAAACATGAAATCAGAGTTCAGCCTATTGAAAACGGTACTGTTATAGACCATATAACTGCAGGTCAGGCGTTAAATGTTCTCAAAATAATCGGGAAACCCGGCACATCTGAAGGAATCATGAGTGTGCTCATAAATGCACCGAGTTCACACGGAAAAAAAGATGTTATAAAAATTGAAGGTCGCGAAATTAATGCACAGGAATTTGATAAAATAGCATTAATTGCACCAAATGCCACCATCAATATCATACGCAATTTCAAAGTAGCAAGTAAAAAACAGGTCCAGATACCAGAACATATCGAGGGTGTAGTAAAGTGTGTAAACCCTAATTGTATCACAAACAGTAATGAACCCATCAAATCAAATTTTACCGTAAACAACGAAAACAGGAATGTTTTTCTCAGATGTGATTACTGTGAAAGAATCATATCTGAAAACATTGCGGATAACCTGATTTAA